A section of the Methanocaldococcus sp. FS406-22 genome encodes:
- a CDS encoding ATP-binding protein, protein MEFFNREKEINYLLKVLSFEPNLIYFIYGPINSGKTALIKYIIENKLNRDKYRDKYVVFYINLREHFISKYEDFIEVLFKEYSDDKPTNNIFRYILDVFEKIKKEGKQPVLIIDELQKIGDLKINGYLIYELFNFFIDLTKEKHLCHVLCLSSDSLFIERVYNEGMLKDRCKYYLVDDFDYETTKAFLKRYGFNDEEIEIIWHYFGGKPIKLVEAVQEKLLGEDIKEFCKKSLRVRKRQLKDLLYSLEDENRNLFEGVIKLFENFKNRDEIFYEKITDEIVWTVKKNILFVNIEEGILKAQSKLDLLAIREVLEEIKV, encoded by the coding sequence ATGGAATTTTTTAATAGAGAAAAAGAAATTAACTATTTGCTTAAAGTCTTATCTTTTGAACCTAATTTGATTTATTTTATTTATGGCCCAATAAACAGTGGAAAAACAGCTTTGATAAAATATATTATAGAAAATAAGCTTAATAGGGATAAGTATAGAGATAAGTATGTTGTTTTTTACATAAACCTTAGGGAGCATTTTATTTCTAAGTATGAGGACTTTATTGAGGTTTTATTTAAGGAATATAGTGATGACAAACCGACAAATAACATCTTTAGGTATATATTGGATGTGTTTGAAAAGATTAAGAAGGAAGGAAAACAGCCAGTTTTAATTATCGATGAATTGCAAAAAATAGGAGACTTAAAGATTAACGGCTATCTTATTTATGAGTTATTTAACTTCTTTATAGATTTAACTAAAGAGAAACATCTATGTCATGTTCTCTGCCTAAGCTCTGATAGCTTATTTATTGAAAGAGTTTATAATGAGGGAATGTTAAAAGATAGATGCAAATACTACTTAGTTGATGACTTTGACTATGAAACAACAAAGGCATTTTTAAAAAGATATGGGTTTAATGATGAAGAGATAGAGATTATTTGGCACTACTTTGGAGGAAAGCCAATAAAGTTAGTTGAAGCAGTTCAAGAAAAATTGTTGGGAGAGGATATTAAAGAATTCTGCAAAAAATCCCTTAGAGTTAGAAAAAGGCAGTTAAAGGATTTGCTGTATTCCTTAGAGGATGAAAATAGGAATTTATTTGAGGGAGTTATTAAGCTATTTGAAAACTTTAAAAATAGGGATGAGATATTCTATGAAAAGATAACTGATGAGATTGTATGGACTGTTAAGAAAAACATATTATTTGTGAATATTGAGGAGGGTATTTTAAAGGCACAAAGTAAATTAGATTTGTTGGCAATTAGAGAAGTTTTAGAAGAGATTAAAGTTTAA
- a CDS encoding DUF5402 family protein: protein MKDKILKDREEIEKFFIKLLGREIFISEMDVFASRCSCVGIMLTVRGLFIDDVEIFKEKILNKLEELAKSYNINADWIFVRVLPGSDDIINIGVRELCNICREEYKFKKPRPDLISLKF from the coding sequence TTGAAAGATAAGATTTTGAAGGATAGAGAGGAGATTGAGAAGTTTTTTATAAAGCTTTTGGGAAGAGAGATTTTTATATCAGAAATGGATGTCTTTGCCTCAAGATGTTCTTGTGTTGGCATTATGCTTACAGTTAGAGGGCTTTTTATTGATGATGTTGAGATATTTAAGGAGAAGATTTTAAATAAATTAGAAGAGTTGGCTAAAAGCTATAATATAAATGCTGATTGGATATTTGTTAGAGTTCTACCCGGAAGTGATGATATCATTAATATTGGAGTTAGAGAGCTTTGTAATATCTGCAGAGAGGAATATAAATTCAAAAAGCCAAGACCAGATTTAATCAGCTTAAAGTTTTAA
- a CDS encoding peptidase U32 family protein has protein sequence MFSIPHPGNFESLKVIVDEINKLRKINKKLKKESFEVYVGFPEFVGTGRATLYKPNFEDLAKQVSYAKRNNIRFEVVINASCIGGIHLTPKGISYINWIFSQLKNIGVDSVALSDPYLVDLAKDNGLEVNVSCIALVDSLDKAIFWDEKEVYAITLDSSINRHFDIIQEIKENVSCKLKILVNEACLYKCPMRIQHFNFFSHANAQNIPALDDYYYNKCINLRVKKKELIIKSPFIRPEDLKYYRGLVDIFKISGRSHPIGWIKRVINAYLNEKWDGNLMELLDCPRELEHFYYLDNRALDGAIEYWKSCSKLCSKCNFCKELAEKVIKVKH, from the coding sequence TTGTTCTCTATTCCTCATCCCGGAAACTTTGAATCATTAAAAGTTATTGTGGATGAAATTAATAAGCTTAGAAAGATAAATAAAAAGCTTAAAAAGGAGAGTTTTGAAGTCTATGTTGGATTTCCAGAGTTTGTAGGAACTGGAAGGGCAACCTTATACAAACCAAACTTTGAAGATTTGGCTAAGCAAGTTAGTTATGCAAAGAGAAACAACATTAGATTTGAGGTTGTTATAAACGCATCTTGCATTGGGGGAATACACTTAACACCAAAAGGCATCAGCTACATAAACTGGATTTTTAGCCAGCTAAAAAACATTGGTGTTGATAGTGTCGCTTTATCAGACCCTTATTTGGTAGATTTAGCTAAAGATAATGGCTTAGAGGTTAATGTCTCTTGCATTGCCTTGGTTGATAGCTTAGATAAAGCTATATTTTGGGATGAGAAAGAGGTTTATGCAATAACCTTAGACAGCTCAATAAATAGACACTTTGATATAATACAAGAGATTAAAGAGAATGTAAGCTGTAAGTTAAAAATCTTAGTTAATGAAGCTTGTCTATACAAATGCCCTATGAGAATACAGCACTTTAATTTCTTTTCACATGCAAATGCTCAAAACATCCCAGCTTTGGATGATTATTATTACAACAAATGCATAAACCTAAGAGTTAAGAAAAAAGAGCTTATAATAAAAAGCCCATTCATAAGGCCAGAGGATTTGAAATATTATAGGGGATTGGTTGATATATTTAAGATATCTGGGAGAAGTCATCCAATTGGGTGGATAAAGAGGGTTATAAATGCATATTTAAATGAAAAATGGGATGGCAACTTAATGGAGTTGTTAGATTGCCCAAGGGAGTTAGAGCATTTCTATTATTTAGATAATAGGGCTTTAGATGGGGCTATTGAGTATTGGAAATCTTGCAGTAAGTTATGTAGTAAATGTAACTTTTGTAAGGAATTGGCAGAGAAGGTTATAAAGGTGAAACATTGA
- a CDS encoding fumarylacetoacetate hydrolase family protein, translating to MDIREINPTKIICVGLNYIDHAKELNMEIPEYPIIFLKPTSAIIYNEDYIIKPKISKRVDYEVELAIVIGKKCRNVKKDEADDYIMGYTILNDVTARDLQQKDGQWTRAKSFDTFCPIGPRIVKDIDPMNLDIECRVNGEIKQKSNTKNMIFDVYELVEFVSSIMTLYPGDIISTGTPPGVGELKAGDVVECEIEGIGVLRNYVRDEE from the coding sequence TTGGATATTAGAGAGATAAATCCAACAAAAATCATCTGTGTTGGTTTAAACTACATAGACCACGCAAAAGAGCTAAACATGGAGATTCCGGAGTATCCAATAATATTTTTAAAACCAACTTCTGCAATCATCTATAACGAAGACTACATAATAAAACCAAAAATCTCTAAGAGAGTTGATTATGAGGTTGAATTGGCTATAGTTATTGGAAAGAAATGCAGAAATGTTAAAAAAGATGAGGCAGATGATTATATAATGGGCTATACAATCTTAAACGATGTTACTGCAAGAGATTTACAGCAGAAGGATGGGCAATGGACAAGGGCTAAATCGTTCGATACCTTCTGCCCAATAGGACCGAGAATAGTTAAGGACATAGACCCAATGAACTTAGATATTGAGTGTAGAGTCAATGGTGAGATAAAGCAAAAATCTAATACAAAAAATATGATTTTCGATGTTTATGAGTTGGTTGAGTTTGTATCTTCAATAATGACACTCTATCCGGGAGATATTATCTCTACTGGCACTCCTCCGGGAGTTGGTGAATTAAAGGCTGGGGATGTTGTAGAGTGTGAGATTGAGGGCATTGGAGTTTTAAGGAATTATGTTAGAGATGAAGAATAA
- the hpt gene encoding hypoxanthine/guanine phosphoribosyltransferase, translating into MLLEETLKSCPIVKRGQYHYFIHPISDGVPLVEPKLLREVAMRIIKIGNFEDVDKLVTAEAMGIPLVTTLSLYTDIPYVIMRKREYKLPGEIPVFQSTGYSKGQLYLNGIEKGDKVVIIDDVISTGGTMIAIINALKRAGAEIKDIICVIERGEGKKIVEEKTGYKIKTLVKIDVVDGKVVILRD; encoded by the coding sequence TTGCTATTAGAAGAAACATTAAAATCATGCCCAATTGTTAAAAGGGGGCAATATCATTATTTTATACATCCAATAAGTGATGGTGTTCCTCTCGTTGAGCCAAAGTTGTTGAGAGAGGTAGCAATGAGAATAATAAAGATAGGAAACTTTGAAGATGTTGATAAGCTGGTTACTGCTGAAGCTATGGGAATTCCTTTGGTAACAACACTCTCCCTATATACTGATATACCTTATGTGATTATGAGGAAGAGAGAATACAAACTGCCCGGAGAAATCCCAGTTTTCCAATCTACTGGGTATAGCAAGGGACAACTCTACCTAAACGGCATAGAAAAAGGAGATAAGGTTGTTATTATAGATGATGTCATCTCAACTGGAGGAACGATGATAGCTATAATAAACGCTCTAAAAAGGGCTGGGGCAGAGATAAAAGACATTATCTGTGTAATTGAAAGAGGAGAAGGAAAGAAGATAGTTGAAGAAAAGACTGGCTATAAGATAAAAACCTTAGTTAAGATTGATGTTGTGGATGGGAAAGTTGTTATTTTAAGGGATTAA
- a CDS encoding class I SAM-dependent rRNA methyltransferase gives MTIKLYVDFGGYSAIEKGNLIIPRENILNKEDFDSVEIGEVVDIYSKRGKFLGRGFKNPREVRIMTLRKEELDENYIKEKIIKANEYRLKLGFKDTYRMVYTQSDWLNGLVIDKYNDIATVQIFNYGIEKMKDVVVETLLDLGIDSIYEKSSGRNRKRAGLPEVEGILAGEKTETIIKEGEAKFKVTFDGQKTGFFLDQRENRLEIEKFIKEGDRVLDICCYTGGFSVHAAIRGAEVVGVDLSKKALKLAEENMELNNIPKDKYEFIEGSAFKVMEEFIEDGERFDVVILDPPAFAQSKKALKSAIKGYHMLNRFGAKLADRLLVTCSCSQPVEPDAFKALVIDACLKAKKWAKIIKYGSQSPDHPITSKGTEYLKCLFLSIEEI, from the coding sequence ATGACAATAAAGCTATATGTCGATTTTGGAGGATATTCTGCTATAGAAAAAGGAAATTTAATTATTCCAAGGGAGAATATCTTAAATAAAGAAGATTTTGATAGTGTTGAGATTGGAGAGGTTGTTGATATCTACTCAAAGAGAGGAAAGTTTTTAGGAAGAGGTTTTAAAAATCCAAGAGAAGTAAGAATAATGACTTTGAGAAAGGAAGAGTTAGATGAAAATTACATAAAAGAAAAAATAATTAAAGCAAATGAGTATAGACTAAAATTAGGGTTTAAAGACACCTACAGAATGGTTTATACTCAGTCAGATTGGTTAAATGGCTTAGTTATTGATAAATACAATGATATAGCTACAGTTCAGATATTTAACTACGGTATTGAGAAGATGAAGGATGTTGTTGTTGAAACTCTTTTAGATTTAGGTATTGACAGCATATATGAAAAAAGTTCTGGAAGGAATAGAAAGAGAGCTGGATTACCAGAAGTAGAAGGAATATTGGCTGGAGAGAAAACAGAAACAATAATTAAAGAAGGAGAGGCAAAATTCAAAGTTACATTCGATGGGCAAAAGACGGGATTTTTCTTAGACCAGAGGGAAAATAGATTAGAGATAGAGAAGTTTATAAAAGAGGGAGATAGGGTTTTAGATATCTGCTGTTATACTGGTGGATTTTCAGTTCATGCAGCGATAAGAGGAGCTGAAGTTGTGGGAGTTGATTTATCAAAAAAGGCATTAAAATTGGCAGAAGAAAACATGGAGCTAAATAACATCCCAAAGGATAAATATGAATTTATTGAAGGGAGTGCATTTAAAGTTATGGAAGAGTTTATAGAAGATGGGGAGAGATTTGATGTAGTTATTCTCGACCCCCCAGCATTTGCTCAATCAAAAAAGGCTTTAAAATCTGCTATAAAAGGATATCACATGCTAAACAGATTTGGAGCTAAATTAGCTGATAGGTTATTGGTTACATGCTCATGCTCTCAACCAGTAGAACCAGATGCCTTTAAGGCTTTGGTTATAGATGCATGTTTAAAGGCAAAGAAATGGGCTAAAATTATAAAGTATGGCTCACAAAGTCCAGACCATCCAATAACTTCTAAAGGGACTGAGTATTTAAAATGTTTATTTTTAAGTATTGAGGAAATTTAA
- the topA gene encoding DNA topoisomerase I, translating to MTALIICEKPSVAKKIANALGKAKKKSIDGVPYYELERNGKKIIVASAVGHLFTLVEKENKEFGSYPVFDIKWVPASVEKGKEYVNKYIKALKKLSKEADEFYIATDWDIEGELIGYHALKYCCGKEKAKRMRFSSLTKKEIVKAFENPDEIDYGLVDAGESRHIVDWYFGINLSRALMNAIRAVNRWKTMSIGRVQGPALAFLTERELEIKKFVPKPYWVIEALFKDNLKAIHEKEKFWDEKEAKSVYEKIKNEKFGKVVEIKKTKRKIKPLPPFDLGTLQREAYSYFKISPKETQEIAQSLYEKGLCLHPDTLILLPDGIKKIKDLDDEGEVLCLNKDLKLTKSKYKLLKRTIKEKLIKITLNDGTELITTKEHPILVYRDELIFIPAEKLKENEQVVMFINNSEKTFKIKKTKFIDFILENKKYSHHYSIICTSDWKNKFKSGIAKKFDLSNQLSKNKGLSLDRLRKLSNYIIDRDLKRIANGDVYIQKIKKIEEIEYEGEVYDLTVKDYHNFIANGIVVHNCSYPRTSSQKLPKDRKYLEDILNIIKNHPVYGKWAERILKENLKPVEGKKEDPAHPAIHIVDIPKEELSEKEKKIYDLIARRTLAAFWDNAEREYLNVKVDIKGEKFKLSGSRTVKEGWHEIYYFPKFDEIELPALKKNDIIKVEKITITRKETQPPKRYTVASIIKELEKKGLGTKATRAEIVDKLIKRGYVIDDGSLKVTDLGISVIETLKKFCPEIIDEKMTRDLEEKLEKIQFRKIKKDDVLEEAEKRLRKILEEFKKKEEDIGIYLIKNLDATNKKAKIVGKCPKCGGDLILIRHKKGRFVGCSNYPECDVKYSLPDKGRIKIPNKVCEACKSPILKIGDREVCINPECPLKQVEVKEDDRICPKCGAKLVLKKGIYGAFYGCSNYPKCKYTEPINKKEVVGKCPKCGGDLVVRDGKFGKFVGCSNYPKCKYTEKLKSNEKEK from the coding sequence ATGACAGCGTTAATAATCTGTGAAAAGCCGAGTGTTGCCAAAAAGATAGCAAATGCTTTAGGTAAAGCAAAGAAAAAGAGCATTGATGGAGTCCCATACTATGAATTAGAAAGAAATGGAAAAAAGATTATAGTGGCAAGTGCTGTTGGGCATCTATTTACCTTAGTTGAAAAGGAAAATAAAGAATTTGGCTCATATCCAGTTTTTGATATAAAATGGGTGCCTGCAAGTGTTGAAAAGGGAAAAGAATATGTTAATAAATACATAAAGGCATTAAAAAAGCTCTCAAAAGAGGCAGATGAATTTTATATAGCCACAGATTGGGATATTGAAGGGGAGTTAATTGGTTATCATGCATTAAAATATTGTTGCGGAAAAGAAAAAGCAAAGAGAATGAGATTCTCATCCTTAACAAAAAAAGAGATAGTTAAAGCTTTTGAAAATCCAGATGAAATTGATTATGGCTTAGTTGATGCTGGAGAGAGTAGGCATATTGTAGATTGGTATTTTGGAATAAACCTATCGAGAGCTTTAATGAATGCCATAAGGGCAGTGAATAGATGGAAAACAATGAGTATTGGTAGAGTTCAAGGCCCTGCATTAGCTTTTTTAACTGAAAGAGAGTTAGAAATTAAAAAATTCGTTCCTAAACCATATTGGGTTATTGAAGCTCTATTTAAAGATAATTTAAAAGCCATACATGAGAAAGAGAAGTTTTGGGATGAAAAAGAGGCAAAAAGTGTTTATGAAAAAATAAAGAATGAAAAATTTGGTAAGGTTGTTGAAATAAAGAAAACTAAAAGGAAGATAAAACCTCTCCCACCTTTTGACTTAGGAACTTTACAGAGAGAGGCTTACAGTTATTTTAAAATATCTCCAAAGGAAACGCAAGAAATTGCCCAAAGTTTGTATGAGAAAGGGCTTTGCCTACATCCAGATACGTTGATATTATTGCCAGATGGAATTAAAAAGATTAAAGACTTAGACGATGAAGGAGAGGTTTTATGCCTAAATAAAGACTTAAAACTGACAAAATCAAAATATAAACTTTTAAAAAGAACTATAAAAGAAAAATTGATAAAAATTACTTTAAATGATGGAACTGAACTTATCACTACAAAGGAGCATCCAATTTTAGTTTATAGGGATGAGTTAATATTTATACCGGCTGAAAAATTAAAAGAAAATGAGCAAGTAGTAATGTTTATAAATAATTCAGAAAAGACATTTAAAATTAAAAAAACTAAATTTATTGATTTTATATTAGAAAATAAAAAATATTCTCATCATTATAGCATTATCTGCACTTCAGATTGGAAAAATAAGTTTAAATCTGGAATTGCAAAGAAATTTGACCTATCTAACCAATTATCAAAAAATAAAGGTTTAAGTTTAGATAGATTAAGAAAGTTATCTAATTATATCATAGACAGAGATTTAAAAAGAATTGCTAACGGAGATGTTTATATTCAAAAAATCAAAAAAATTGAAGAAATTGAATATGAAGGAGAGGTTTATGATTTAACTGTCAAAGATTACCACAACTTTATAGCAAATGGTATAGTTGTGCATAACTGTTCATATCCGAGAACATCCAGCCAAAAACTTCCAAAAGATAGAAAGTATTTGGAAGATATCCTAAATATAATAAAAAATCATCCAGTTTATGGAAAATGGGCTGAGAGAATTTTAAAAGAGAATTTAAAGCCAGTTGAAGGGAAGAAAGAAGACCCTGCACATCCTGCAATACATATTGTAGATATTCCAAAAGAAGAACTTTCAGAGAAAGAAAAGAAAATTTATGATTTAATAGCAAGAAGAACTTTAGCCGCTTTTTGGGATAATGCAGAGAGAGAATATTTAAATGTAAAAGTTGATATCAAAGGAGAGAAATTTAAGTTATCTGGTTCAAGGACAGTAAAAGAGGGTTGGCATGAGATATATTACTTCCCAAAATTTGATGAGATTGAATTGCCAGCATTAAAGAAAAATGATATAATCAAAGTTGAAAAGATAACAATAACAAGAAAAGAAACACAGCCACCAAAAAGATATACTGTTGCAAGTATTATAAAAGAATTAGAAAAGAAAGGGTTAGGAACAAAGGCAACAAGAGCAGAGATTGTAGATAAACTAATAAAAAGAGGCTATGTTATTGACGACGGCTCTTTAAAAGTAACTGATTTAGGGATTTCAGTAATTGAGACATTAAAAAAGTTCTGCCCAGAGATTATTGATGAAAAGATGACAAGAGATTTAGAAGAAAAGTTAGAAAAGATACAGTTTAGAAAAATTAAAAAAGATGATGTTTTAGAAGAAGCTGAGAAAAGATTGAGAAAAATATTAGAAGAGTTTAAAAAGAAAGAGGAAGATATTGGAATTTATCTTATTAAAAACTTAGATGCTACAAATAAAAAAGCAAAAATTGTTGGGAAATGTCCAAAGTGTGGAGGAGACTTAATTTTAATAAGGCATAAAAAGGGCAGGTTTGTTGGTTGCTCTAACTATCCTGAATGTGATGTAAAGTATTCTCTTCCAGATAAAGGAAGAATAAAAATCCCAAATAAAGTTTGTGAAGCATGCAAATCCCCTATTTTAAAAATTGGAGATAGAGAGGTTTGTATTAATCCAGAATGTCCTTTAAAGCAAGTAGAGGTTAAAGAAGATGACAGAATCTGCCCTAAGTGTGGAGCTAAGCTGGTTTTAAAGAAGGGGATTTATGGAGCATTTTATGGTTGTTCAAATTATCCAAAGTGTAAATACACAGAACCAATAAATAAAAAAGAGGTTGTAGGAAAATGCCCTAAATGTGGAGGAGATTTAGTTGTTAGAGATGGAAAATTTGGAAAGTTTGTTGGTTGCTCTAACTATCCAAAATGTAAATACACTGAAAAACTAAAATCAAATGAAAAAGAAAAATAA
- a CDS encoding glycosyltransferase, giving the protein MKILVINWRDIKNPEAGGAEVHIHEILRRLPKSFKIDFVSSTFKGCKKIEKIENYTVYRIPNKYLFNLIFPIYWFFKLRRNRYDVVIDDISKIPLGTPLYIKNVPIIGIIHHIHAKTLFTELNPFLALYVYIMEKFMLGFYRKHKIITVSKSSKSELEELGFSDVEIVYNGVDCESLTEFLNLKKSNDPVIIYLGRLKSIKELIILSKPLKQ; this is encoded by the coding sequence ATGAAAATTTTGGTTATAAACTGGAGGGATATTAAAAATCCAGAGGCTGGAGGGGCTGAAGTCCATATTCATGAAATATTAAGAAGATTGCCCAAAAGTTTTAAAATTGACTTTGTTTCTTCAACTTTTAAAGGTTGTAAAAAAATCGAAAAAATCGAGAACTATACTGTTTATAGAATTCCAAACAAATACTTATTTAACCTTATATTCCCGATATATTGGTTTTTTAAATTACGAAGAAATCGTTATGATGTTGTTATTGATGATATCTCAAAAATACCTCTCGGCACTCCACTTTATATCAAAAACGTTCCAATAATTGGGATTATCCACCATATTCATGCAAAAACCCTATTTACTGAATTAAATCCATTCTTAGCATTATATGTTTATATCATGGAGAAATTTATGCTGGGATTTTATAGAAAACACAAAATAATTACCGTTTCCAAGTCTTCAAAAAGTGAGTTGGAAGAACTTGGATTTTCAGATGTTGAAATTGTATATAACGGAGTTGATTGCGAGTCTTTAACTGAATTTTTAAACTTGAAAAAATCTAATGACCCAGTAATTATCTATCTAGGCCGATTAAAAAGTATAAAAGAGTTGATAATATTATCGAAGCCTTTAAAACAGTAA
- a CDS encoding glycosyltransferase family 4 protein, translated as MEAFKTVKNEIPNAKLWIVGLGDEKDRLEKLVKDLELNDVIFWGYVSEKEKFELLRKSWVYVICSEKEGFGISVIEANAVGTPAVGYRVLGLVDSIKDGYNGLLVEDKDIIKLSETLINLLKDYDLREELSENAIEWAKQFSWDKSAEEFERVLKMVVNNG; from the coding sequence ATCGAAGCCTTTAAAACAGTAAAAAATGAAATACCTAACGCTAAATTATGGATTGTAGGCTTAGGAGATGAAAAAGACAGATTAGAGAAACTCGTTAAGGATTTGGAGTTGAATGATGTAATTTTTTGGGGATATGTTTCAGAAAAAGAAAAATTTGAACTACTAAGAAAATCTTGGGTCTATGTAATTTGTTCAGAAAAAGAAGGTTTTGGAATATCAGTTATTGAAGCAAATGCAGTAGGAACTCCCGCCGTTGGCTATAGAGTTCTAGGGCTGGTGGATTCTATTAAAGATGGATATAATGGCCTGTTAGTGGAAGATAAGGACATTATAAAGCTTTCTGAAACCTTAATTAATTTATTGAAAGATTATGATTTAAGGGAGGAGTTAAGTGAAAATGCTATTGAATGGGCTAAGCAGTTTAGCTGGGATAAGAGTGCCGAGGAGTTTGAAAGAGTTCTAAAGATGGTGGTAAATAATGGATAA
- a CDS encoding glycosyltransferase family 2 protein — protein MDKNPLVSIVIPTHNRKKHVERLINSILENTYKNIEIIVVDDASTDGTYEYLKEKFGNLPNFKIVRNNKNLLVSGSRNRGIGLSKGELIFLVDDDNILDKKCIENLVKLLILDDKIGVVGPIMYYWKDKKRIWSAGTKRNMITSRTYFIGRELPLPNRKTWETDDFPNAFMVKREAIEKVGVFDDKTFPIHYEESDFGERIRKAGYKIVCSSKAIIWHDIPLPEDVKDKSRLLHCHNEFRAYYCGRNRIMYHKKYSKWWQFLVFILIFNWLVAGYYLKVIIFESRKPFKESLKIAKAYLRGIAEGIK, from the coding sequence ATGGATAAAAATCCCCTGGTCTCTATAGTGATTCCAACACACAACAGAAAAAAACATGTTGAGAGGTTAATAAATTCAATTTTAGAAAATACTTACAAAAATATCGAAATAATTGTGGTAGATGATGCTTCAACTGATGGAACTTACGAATATCTCAAAGAGAAATTTGGTAATTTGCCTAATTTCAAAATTGTAAGGAATAATAAAAATCTACTGGTATCGGGCAGTAGAAATAGGGGTATAGGTCTATCAAAAGGTGAATTGATTTTTTTAGTTGATGATGACAATATATTAGATAAAAAATGCATTGAAAATTTAGTAAAACTTCTCATTTTAGATGATAAAATAGGAGTGGTTGGCCCTATAATGTATTATTGGAAAGATAAAAAAAGAATTTGGTCGGCAGGGACGAAAAGAAACATGATAACAAGTAGAACTTATTTTATTGGTAGGGAGTTACCTTTACCAAATAGAAAAACATGGGAAACAGATGATTTCCCAAATGCTTTTATGGTGAAACGAGAGGCGATAGAAAAAGTTGGAGTATTTGACGATAAAACTTTCCCTATTCATTATGAGGAATCAGACTTTGGAGAAAGAATCAGAAAGGCCGGATATAAAATTGTTTGTAGCTCTAAAGCAATAATTTGGCATGATATACCACTACCTGAAGATGTTAAAGATAAATCGAGATTACTCCACTGTCATAATGAATTTAGAGCATATTACTGTGGGAGAAATAGAATAATGTACCATAAAAAATACTCCAAATGGTGGCAATTTTTAGTTTTTATTTTGATTTTTAATTGGCTTGTAGCAGGGTATTATTTAAAGGTTATAATATTTGAATCCAGGAAACCATTTAAAGAGAGTTTGAAAATAGCAAAGGCCTATTTAAGGGGTATTGCAGAGGGGATAAAATGA